The proteins below come from a single Impatiens glandulifera unplaced genomic scaffold, dImpGla2.1, whole genome shotgun sequence genomic window:
- the LOC124917298 gene encoding protein nemuri-like, producing the protein MVEIQGCLSRNDNERQKFADSIARKFQAKEKAKANTECDQSRPAQGESSRRNDGVSTGTRSRRAPSTDDNPRPTKRGGGRSGNDRGGLSGGGHSRLAYVDQGGRGSGNERGGRSSGGDRGGRGYPSFFNMVLGQEMSQTDP; encoded by the coding sequence atggtggaaattcagggcTGCTTGAGTAGAAATGACAATGAACGACAGaaatttgctgactccattgcaaggaagtttcaagcaaaggagaaaGCAAAGGCCAATACTGAATGTGATCAATCTCGACCCGCTCAAGgcgagtcaagtagaagaaatgaTGGCGTGTCAACTGGAACTagatccaggcgagctccaAGCACCGACgataatcctaggccaaccaagagaggtggaggtcgaagcggtaaTGATCGTGGAGGTCTAAGTGGTGGTGGCCATAGTAGGCTAGCCTATGTTGATCAAGGAGGTCGTGGCAGCGGTAATGAACGTGGTGGTAGATCAAGTGGAGGCgatcgtggtggtcgcggctatccttcTTTCTTCAACATGGTTCTCGGTCAAGAAATGAGTCAGACCGATCCTTGA